The following are encoded in a window of Salvelinus fontinalis isolate EN_2023a chromosome 40, ASM2944872v1, whole genome shotgun sequence genomic DNA:
- the LOC129839817 gene encoding mitochondrial glycine transporter B-like isoform X1 translates to MELALQQHREREVKEGDMQQKQDSQGGKPSSILGKAHPALKAFMCGSLSGTCSTLLFQPLDLVKTRLQTLQNNMKPGAPKVGMMTELVQVIRTESFLGLWKGVSPSFVRCIPGVGIYFSTFYSLKQHYFQEGRAPNAGEAVLLGAGARAVAGVCMLPVTVIKTRFESGRYNYVSVLGALKSVCETEGPRALFSGLTATLLRDAPFSGIYVMFYSQAKRSLPPEVSSSPYAPLGNFGCGVMAGVLASVVTQPADVVKTHIQVSPSHWTTKDAIRYIYTEHGLRGFFRGAVPRSLRRTLMAAMAWTVYEQLMARMGLKS, encoded by the exons ATGGAGTTGGCACTG cagcagcacagagagagagaggtgaaagagggAGACATGCAACAGAAACAGGATTCTCAAGGAGGCAAACCCTCAAGCATCTTGGGAAAG GCGCATCCAGCTCTCAAGGCCTTCATGTGTGGCTCCTTGAGCGGCACCTGCTCCACGCTGCTCTTCCAGCCTCTGGACCTGGTCAAGACGCGCCTTCAGACCCTGCAGAACAACATGAAGCCTGG agctcctaAGGTGGGGATGATGACAGAACTTGTCCAGGTCATTCGGACAGAGAGCTTCctgggcctgtggaaaggagtgtcACCG tcgtTTGTGCGCTGTATCCCAGGCGTAGGGATCTACTTCTCTACCTTCTACTCACTGAAGCAGCACTACTTCCAGGAGGGCCGGGCCCCTAACGCTGGGGAGGCTGTGCTGCTGGGGGCCGGGGCCAGGGCTGTGGCTGGGGTCTGCATGCTGCCTGTCACCGTCATCAAGACACGCTTCGAG AGCGGACGGTACAACTACGTGAGCGTCCTGGGAGCTCTGAAGAGCGTGTGTGAGACGGAGGGgcccagggctctgttctccgGGCTGACGGCCACACTGCTCCGAGACGCCCCCTTCTCTGGCATCTACGTCATGTTCTACAGCCAGGCCAAGAGGTCCCTGCCACCGG AGGTGAGCTCGTCGCCCTATGCCCCGTTGGGGAACTTTGGCTGTGGGGTGATGGCCGGAGTCCTGGCCTCTGTGGTCACCCAGCCAGCTGACGTGGTCAAGACTCACATCCAGGTCAGCCCCTCCCACTGGACAACCAAGGACGCCATTCGCTACATCTACACG gaGCATGGTCTGAGGGGTTTCTTCCGTGGTGCTGTGCCTCGCTCTTTGAGGAGGACTCTGATGGCAGCCATGGCCTGGACCGTCTACGAACAACTGATGGCCCGCATGGGACTcaagtcctga
- the LOC129839817 gene encoding mitochondrial glycine transporter B-like isoform X3 — MELALAHPALKAFMCGSLSGTCSTLLFQPLDLVKTRLQTLQNNMKPGAPKVGMMTELVQVIRTESFLGLWKGVSPSFVRCIPGVGIYFSTFYSLKQHYFQEGRAPNAGEAVLLGAGARAVAGVCMLPVTVIKTRFESGRYNYVSVLGALKSVCETEGPRALFSGLTATLLRDAPFSGIYVMFYSQAKRSLPPEVSSSPYAPLGNFGCGVMAGVLASVVTQPADVVKTHIQVSPSHWTTKDAIRYIYTEHGLRGFFRGAVPRSLRRTLMAAMAWTVYEQLMARMGLKS; from the exons ATGGAGTTGGCACTG GCGCATCCAGCTCTCAAGGCCTTCATGTGTGGCTCCTTGAGCGGCACCTGCTCCACGCTGCTCTTCCAGCCTCTGGACCTGGTCAAGACGCGCCTTCAGACCCTGCAGAACAACATGAAGCCTGG agctcctaAGGTGGGGATGATGACAGAACTTGTCCAGGTCATTCGGACAGAGAGCTTCctgggcctgtggaaaggagtgtcACCG tcgtTTGTGCGCTGTATCCCAGGCGTAGGGATCTACTTCTCTACCTTCTACTCACTGAAGCAGCACTACTTCCAGGAGGGCCGGGCCCCTAACGCTGGGGAGGCTGTGCTGCTGGGGGCCGGGGCCAGGGCTGTGGCTGGGGTCTGCATGCTGCCTGTCACCGTCATCAAGACACGCTTCGAG AGCGGACGGTACAACTACGTGAGCGTCCTGGGAGCTCTGAAGAGCGTGTGTGAGACGGAGGGgcccagggctctgttctccgGGCTGACGGCCACACTGCTCCGAGACGCCCCCTTCTCTGGCATCTACGTCATGTTCTACAGCCAGGCCAAGAGGTCCCTGCCACCGG AGGTGAGCTCGTCGCCCTATGCCCCGTTGGGGAACTTTGGCTGTGGGGTGATGGCCGGAGTCCTGGCCTCTGTGGTCACCCAGCCAGCTGACGTGGTCAAGACTCACATCCAGGTCAGCCCCTCCCACTGGACAACCAAGGACGCCATTCGCTACATCTACACG gaGCATGGTCTGAGGGGTTTCTTCCGTGGTGCTGTGCCTCGCTCTTTGAGGAGGACTCTGATGGCAGCCATGGCCTGGACCGTCTACGAACAACTGATGGCCCGCATGGGACTcaagtcctga
- the LOC129839817 gene encoding mitochondrial glycine transporter B-like isoform X2, translating to MEQQHREREVKEGDMQQKQDSQGGKPSSILGKAHPALKAFMCGSLSGTCSTLLFQPLDLVKTRLQTLQNNMKPGAPKVGMMTELVQVIRTESFLGLWKGVSPSFVRCIPGVGIYFSTFYSLKQHYFQEGRAPNAGEAVLLGAGARAVAGVCMLPVTVIKTRFESGRYNYVSVLGALKSVCETEGPRALFSGLTATLLRDAPFSGIYVMFYSQAKRSLPPEVSSSPYAPLGNFGCGVMAGVLASVVTQPADVVKTHIQVSPSHWTTKDAIRYIYTEHGLRGFFRGAVPRSLRRTLMAAMAWTVYEQLMARMGLKS from the exons ATGGAG cagcagcacagagagagagaggtgaaagagggAGACATGCAACAGAAACAGGATTCTCAAGGAGGCAAACCCTCAAGCATCTTGGGAAAG GCGCATCCAGCTCTCAAGGCCTTCATGTGTGGCTCCTTGAGCGGCACCTGCTCCACGCTGCTCTTCCAGCCTCTGGACCTGGTCAAGACGCGCCTTCAGACCCTGCAGAACAACATGAAGCCTGG agctcctaAGGTGGGGATGATGACAGAACTTGTCCAGGTCATTCGGACAGAGAGCTTCctgggcctgtggaaaggagtgtcACCG tcgtTTGTGCGCTGTATCCCAGGCGTAGGGATCTACTTCTCTACCTTCTACTCACTGAAGCAGCACTACTTCCAGGAGGGCCGGGCCCCTAACGCTGGGGAGGCTGTGCTGCTGGGGGCCGGGGCCAGGGCTGTGGCTGGGGTCTGCATGCTGCCTGTCACCGTCATCAAGACACGCTTCGAG AGCGGACGGTACAACTACGTGAGCGTCCTGGGAGCTCTGAAGAGCGTGTGTGAGACGGAGGGgcccagggctctgttctccgGGCTGACGGCCACACTGCTCCGAGACGCCCCCTTCTCTGGCATCTACGTCATGTTCTACAGCCAGGCCAAGAGGTCCCTGCCACCGG AGGTGAGCTCGTCGCCCTATGCCCCGTTGGGGAACTTTGGCTGTGGGGTGATGGCCGGAGTCCTGGCCTCTGTGGTCACCCAGCCAGCTGACGTGGTCAAGACTCACATCCAGGTCAGCCCCTCCCACTGGACAACCAAGGACGCCATTCGCTACATCTACACG gaGCATGGTCTGAGGGGTTTCTTCCGTGGTGCTGTGCCTCGCTCTTTGAGGAGGACTCTGATGGCAGCCATGGCCTGGACCGTCTACGAACAACTGATGGCCCGCATGGGACTcaagtcctga